One window of the Babesia bovis T2Bo chromosome 2, whole genome shotgun sequence genome contains the following:
- a CDS encoding DHHC zinc finger domain containing protein, which translates to METPAVPTDAPSVNSNYVDQERGSQIGSQTNVWENVKTTVEQIIEDEQFIKVVSAILLYIPIVAYISTSIGWYHTLSGPTITIITIFIAALGLGTYHVVSYAEPGIIPRLHDTYEAFDAIRMRRKYTHVPSCIEVTIAGKFLRIKYCHTCNIYRPPRSVHCSVCDVCVHKFDHHCKWLGNCIGGKNHKAFYGFLFFTFIEGLLIFSLAIARITIMSVNRIGRNYIILSALLLAYVVLSGWFVAGLLIYHTYLICVNKTTNEQLKSLYADYNPWDRGILINLKDALLVHAKMKSLCDAKTVAMPIYDPGRSFPVNYKATYASIQQFESNKDLGFDHVTNQDWDKTENTPEDIEGMETANGEQNGNVENITSQASY; encoded by the coding sequence ATGGAGACACCTGCTGTTCCTACAGATGCTCCATCAGTCAACAGTAACTATGTCGACCAAGAAAGGGGATCGCAAATAGGATCCCAAACGAATGTGTGGGAAAATGTAAAGACCACAGTAGAACAAATCATAGAAGATGAACAATTCATCAAAGTGGTGAGCGCAAtcttgttatatataccaatagTAGCctatatatcaacatcCATAGGGTGGTACCATACACTATCCGGGCCAACAATAACAATTATCACAATTTTTATCGCAGCACTCGGATTAGGAACCTACCATGTAGTATCATACGCAGAACCTGGGATAATTCCCAGACTCCATGATACATACGAAGCCTTCGATGCCATAAGAATGCGGCGTAAGTACACGCATGTGCCTTCATGTATCGAAGTAACCATCGCAGGAAAATTCCTCAGAATAAAGTACTGCCATACCTGCAACATATACCGACCACCTCGGAGTGTACACTGTAGCGTATGCGATGTATGTGTGCACAAATTTGATCATCATTGTAAATGGTTGGGAAATTGTATCGGAGGTAAAAATCACAAGGCCTTCTACGGGTTCCTATTTTTCACCTTCATAGAAGGACTCCTTATATTCTCCCTGGCTATAGCGCGTATCACAATAATGAGTGTCAACAGAATTGGACGCAATTACATCATACTTAGCGCTCTCCTGCTCGCATATGTTGTTTTGTCCGGATGGTTTGTTGCTGGACTTCTCATATATCACACATACCTCATATGCGTCAACAAGACAACAAACGAGCAGTTGAAATCACTATATGCAGATTATAACCCATGGGACAGAGGTATACTCATAAATCTAAAGGACGCATTGTTAGTACACGCAAAGATGAAATCCTTGTGCGATGCGAAAACAGTGGCAATGCCCATATATGATCCAGGAAGAAGTTTCCCCGTAAATTACAAAGCAACCTACGCCAGCATTCAACAATTTGAATCAAATAAGGACTTGGGGTTTGATCATGTAACCAATCAAGATTGGGATAAAACGGAAAATACGCCCGAGGATATTGAAGGTATGGAAACTGCTAACGGAGAACAAAACGGAAATGTTGAAAATATAACTTCTCAAGCCTCGTATTAA
- a CDS encoding 26 proteasome complex subunit family protein, whose translation MENDEKQTVSVEQDVDMDKDMEVFIEPDNELEEFDEIDTVATVDDPEILNWNSDWESAGWDDVDVDSDFVKRILQELENYRKTIE comes from the exons atggaaaaCGACGAAAAGCAAACCGTAAGCGTCGAGCAAGATGTCGACATGGACAAAGATATGGAAGTATTCATCGAACCTGATAACGAACTCGAAGAATTTGATGAAATAG ACACCGTGGCTACAGTTGACGATCCCGAAATTTTAAATTGGAATAGTGATTGGGAATCAGCCG GGTGGGACGATGTTGACGTCGACAGTGATTTCGTCAAAAGGATACTCCAAGAACTGGAAAACTACAGAAAAACAATAGAATAA
- a CDS encoding Adaptin N terminal region family protein has translation MGADAHAKTDQAMPAIAYDKNAVLQEAKVFSKVPINSKKCIAAITKILYLITKGKETLTEVESTEVFFGATRLFESNDERLRRLVYLLIKSIKASETEIFIVTSSLTKDVNSSNHIYRANAIRAMCLVVKSNVASQVERYIKSSLVDNDQYVCSSALLCCIRIFTQMPQAVRRWVSEASTCLNNTNKMVQFHGTLMMCLVRLNDKQSLRKLVTNVSKSGMGQHTECFIIRFVAANFHIMESECVEIVNAGLKHSNDAVRLEALKAIVTLALNHYKRNGGMKGFVFDMRDVITMLQTMLSSKDHTIVYAAMRQVYQIAQTLPLMISVLNGKIEEMLKRKNKDLSSMALLTLLQTGGAETIERLLQQANSLSGDFKRAVAKALKGLCVSFPDKHPIVLKFFANNLRVKASRSFKSEMIDATMHIVERIPEAQAQGLKNLCDYIEDCGYPDLNAKVLKFLGETVPKSQTPEEYVRYIYNRLLLENATVRAAGIEALDNIVHECPSLKSSVSVLLLPTLKDPEEELRERVNLTYALMLVDERVEINNLPMASTVDFKEFETKVKNSNTFKQLADVVYDVTETFNMDALSRCLQECIENNNGYDQIDEMMQQAAVAGNMDEGTQTTQAYGEYKPEADVLSHVDVIGQEATVKPNLTVLPPEILQMVPDNVTLITSSNVHLTDEEEDYSVEAIVHASQEALVLEFIIGNTLPDQVLENVAVSLDYSTCHNAGKWNIKDAVPIPSLSLSEEKSAYVVLTSHNQDELPHLGLLMGMVKVDFTFDVKCRTGSSRSYRDSYSANDLHLGIGIYCSEWSIPETDFDESWNRIDKTEESATFGLQFKDLQEAVEWMRKFFGNSLVMQPKGNIDRIATLNVAGKLLNKYNFLAKATIAQGDTQAIAQPNLRKGCILRLQIKTEVDDLPKIVFALLE, from the coding sequence atgggAGCAGACGCCCATGCCAAAACCGACCAGGCTATGCCTGCGATCGCCTATGATAAAAACGCCGTACTGCAAGAAGCTAAAGTATTCTCTAAGGTGCCAATCAACTCAAAAAAATGTATAGCGGCAATCACGAAAATACTGTACCTTATCACAAAAGGAAAGGAAACACTCACAGAAGTAGAAAGTACAGAAGTCTTCTTTGGAGCCACAAGGTTATTTGAGTCGAATGACGAACGCTTAAGGAGATTGGTGTATCTGTTAATCAAGTCAATAAAAGCTAGTGAAACTGAAATATTCATAGTAACCAGCTCGCTGACCAAGGATGTCAACTCATCAAACCATATATATCGCGCCAATGCCATCAGAGCAATGTGTCTAGTAGTCAAAAGCAATGTTGCATCACAAGTAGAAAGATATATAAAGTCGTCATTAGTAGACAATGACCAATACGTATGCTCGTCAGCGCTACTGTGTTGCATACGCATCTTCACACAAATGCCACAAGCAGTAAGACGATGGGTAAGCGAGGCTTCTACATGCCTGAATAATACCAACAAAATGGTGCAATTTCACGGAACGTTGATGATGTGTCTAGTGAGACTTAACGACAAGCAGTCACTCAGGAAGCTAGTGACAAACGTCAGCAAAAGTGGAATGGGACAACACACAGAATGCTTCATAATCAGATTCGTAGCTGCTAATTTCCATATCATGGAATCGGAATGCGTGGAAATCGTAAATGCCGGATTAAAGCACTCCAACGATGCTGTAAGGCTAGAGGCACTCAAGGCCATTGTGACACTGGCACTAAACCACTACAAACGCAATGGCGGGATGAAGGGATTTGTATTTGACATGAGAGATGTAATAACGATGTTGCAAACAATGCTGTCGTCAAAGGACCACACCATTGTGTATGCGGCAATGAGACAGGTATACCAAATAGCGCAAACATTGCCACTCATGATAAGCGTGTTGAATGGGAAAATAGAAGAAATGTTAAAACGGAAGAATAAGGACCTATCGTCAATGGCACTGCTAACATTGCTACAAACAGGAGGGGCAGAAACTATAGAACGGCTGCTGCAACAGGCTAATTCACTCTCTGGAGATTTTAAAAGAGCAGTTGCCAAGGCACTCAAAGGATTGTGCGTGTCATTCCCAGATAAACACCCAATTGTCCTCAAGTTCTTCGCTAACAATCTACGGGTTAAAGCCTCCAGAAGCTTCAAAAGCGAGATGATTGACGCCACCATGCACATTGTGGAACGAATACCCGAAGCTCAAGCCCAGGGACTTAAAAACCTATGTGATTACATAGAAGATTGCGGATACCCCGATTTAAATGCAAAGGTACTCAAGTTCCTGGGAGAAACAGTACCCAAATCACAAACACCAGAAGAATATGtgaggtatatatataacaggCTACTCTTGGAAAATGCAACCGTTAGAGCAGCGGGGATAGAAGCATTGGATAATATAGTGCACGAATGCCCATCACTTAAATCGTCAGTCTCAGTATTGTTGTTGCCAACATTAAAGGACCCTGAAGAAGAACTCAGAGAAAGGGTTAACCTCACCTACGCACTCATGCTAGTAGATGAAAGAGTAGAGATAAACAATCTACCAATGGCATCCACCGTGGATTTCAAGGAATTTGAAACCAAAGTGAAAAACTCAAATACATTCAAACAACTCGCCGATGTTGTGTACGACGTCACAGAAACATTTAACATGGACGCCCTCTCCAGGTGCCTGCAAGAATGTATAGAAAATAATAATGGATACGACCAAATAGACGAAATGATGCAGCAAGCGGCAGTGGCTGGTAATATGGATGAAGGAACACAGACGACCCAAGCATATGGAGAGTACAAACCAGAGGCAGATGTACTGTCACATGTAGATGTCATCGGACAAGAAGCAACTGTAAAACCCAATCTGACAGTTCTACCACCAGAAATATTGCAAATGGTGCCGGATAACGTTACACTGATAACTTCATCAAACGTACACCTAACCGATGAAGAGGAAGATTATAGCGTAGAAGCAATTGTCCACGCCAGCCAGGAAGCACTGGTTTTGGAATTTATTATCGGAAACACATTGCCTGACCAGGTACTGGAAAATGTCGCCGTATCATTGGACTACTCGACGTGCCACAATGCAGGAAAATGGAACATAAAAGATGCTGTACCCATACCAAGCTTAAGCCTATCTGAAGAAAAAAGCGCTTACGTGGTACTCACGTCTCATAACCAAGATGAACTACCACATCTGGGCCTTCTAATGGGCATGGTCAAAGTGGATTTCACATTCGACGTGAAGTGCAGAACTGGTAGCTCCAGGAGCTATCGGGATAGTTACAGCGCAAATGACCTACACCTAGGAATAGGAATTTACTGCTCCGAATGGTCAATACCGGAAACCGATTTCGACGAATCGTGGAACAGGATAGATAAAACAGAAGAATCCGCCACATTTGGTCTGCAATTCAAAGACTTACAGGAAGCAGTGGAATGGATGCGCAAATTCTTTGGTAATAGCCTAGTGATGCAGCCTAAAGGGAATATAGACAGAATCGCTACACTCAATGTCGCAGGAAAACTGCTGAACAAATATAACTTCCTCGCAAAAGCTACAATCGCACAGGGCGACACACAAGCAATAGCACAACCTAACCTGAGAAAAGGTTGTATACTCAGACTGCAGATCAAAACGGAAGTTGATGACCTTCCAAAGATCGTGTTTGCTTTATTagaatga
- a CDS encoding Cysteine-rich PDZ-binding protein, producing MPCAKCEKKLCKLATPDTKRDGNRCAIGVNKLVEKRIQKDKLEPNKNQCKNCKAFLHVKGKYCNVCAYKQGRCHICGKKMVDVSKHLMSVV from the exons ATGCCATGTGCAAAGTGCGAAAAGAAACTGTGCAAACTCGCGACACCGGACACAAAGCGTGATG GAAATCGATGCGCAATAGGAGTCAATAAACTAGTAGAAAAACGAATACAAAAGGATAA gCTGGAACCAAATAAAAACCAATGCAAAAACTGCAAAGCATTCCTACACGTTAAAGGTAAATACTGCAATGTATG TGCCTATAAACAAGGAAGATGCCACATCTGTGGAAAGAAAATGGTAGATGTATCTAAACACCTCATGTCAGTAGTGTGa
- a CDS encoding Dynamin central region family protein translates to MANDTSASLRQVVNLIDELRDIGLHKYINLPRICVAGTQSSGKSSVLESIVGIDFLPRGDGIVTRRPIEFRLCKLTDEDESGNIKPYIIFDGNGERYYDFEAARQHIESLTNEIAGANKGIVDDPIVLSVYSPDCPDLSLIDLPGVTRVPLKNSDQTDDIEALTKDMIMRYAKDPRTIILAVVAANVDMSTSDALQLARRADPLGVRTLGVITKIDLMDRGANAVAMLQNDEVPLRLGYTGVKNRSAKDIADGVTIKEALELERKYFSEHKVYKHLKPTLWGIPSLVDKLTKVLYRHISTVLPDLKAEISSRIKCTVSKLEALGESAPTGTTERVQLLWQMTTDYCEVFGGIIKGRYVSSLHDFVDKDAVTGMQIRTIYNELLEPYTTQKVFDQMTDVEIDQVIQMHEGDSLPGFPNPDTFEYLILPQLQKLVPPAIECLERVQQTLDLLAMKVSQRVFARFPLLCEKVLNLSQNIFQEETQNARDVLEKYVECETMYIFTNDAQYMMDNAEEKLEPQKAGYVMEKAAHITEATGKAMNRVWEAAQGKKRRYSSQFIQEIRRRLNVYFAIVLRNMRDSVPKIIGHFLVRKVQKNMQYKIYTALTQQTQEELVITFGEPPHIANDRQLLKEQLDVLNRAMNLLQRDFNAVQRDVELFDATFDKDLRNFNIKPTQQKQQQPGSPGATPEDMQRKHVTHQVPQNDMMSQPTMQMQNHKPQQQRSKEATQKTVYPHPLFP, encoded by the exons ATGGCAAACGATACCAGCGCAAGCCTTAGACAAGTGGTCAACCTAATA GACGAACTTAGAGATATCGGTCtacacaaatatatcaatctGCCAAGAATATGTGTAGCGGGAACACAAAGTAGCGGCAAAAGCAGCGTGCTAGAAAGCATAGTAGGTATAGACTTCCTGCCAAGAGGTGATGGCATCGTCACAAGAAGACCTATCGAATTCAGATTGTGCAAATTGACTGACGAAGATGAATCAGGTAATATAAAACCATACATTATATTCGATGGAAATGGAGAACGATACTATGATTTCGAAGCTGCAAGACAGCATATAGAAAGTTTGACAAATGAAATAGCAGGAGCGAATAAAGGAATAGTAGACGATCCCATAGTGCTATCGGTGTATTCTCCAGATTGCCCAGATCTGTCGCTTATCGATCTACCCGGTGTCACAAGAGTACCATTGAAAAATAGTGACCAAACAGATGATATAGAAGCACTGACAAAAGATATGATAATGAGATATGCAAAGGATCCACGTACAATTATATTGGCAGTAGTAGCAGCAAACGTAGACATGTCAACAAGCGATGCTCTGCAATTGGCTAGAAGAGCAGATCCACTCGGTGTTAGAACACTAGGAGTTATCACCAAGATCGATCTTATGGATAGAGGAGCAAACGCTGTAGCAATGCTACAAAACGATGAAGTACCACTTAGATTGGGATATACAGGAGTTAAAAATAGATCAGCAAAGGATATCGCAGACGGTGTAACTATAAAGGAGGCACTGGAACTGGAACGCAAATACTTCTCCGAGCATAAGGTGTATAAGCACCTCAAACCAACACTCTGGGGAATACCGTCATTAGTAGATAAGCTCACTAAAGTATTGTACAGGCATATCAGCACTGTATTGCCAGATCTCAAAGCTGAAATATCGTCCAGAATTAAATGTACCGTCAGCAAACTTGAAGCTTTAGGTGAGTCGGCGCCAACAGGAACCACGGAACGAGTGCAACTGCTGTGGCAAATGACAACTGACTACTGTGAAGTATTCGGGGGGATTATTAAAGGAAGGTATGTGAGCAGCTTGCATGACTTCGTTGACAAGGATGCCGTCACGGGGATGCAAATAAGGACTATATACAACGAACTGCTGGAACCATACACGACACAAAAGGTATTCGACCAGATGACAGATGTTGAAATAGATCAAGTTATACAAATGCACGAAGGTGATAGCCTGCCGGGGTTCCCAAACCCAGATACCTTCGAATACCTAATACTACCACAACTACAAAAACTAGTGCCACCAGCCATAGAGTGCCTGGAAAGAGTGCAACAGACACTAGATCTGTTAGCAATGAAAGTGTCACAACGAGTATTCGCAAGGTTCCCACTGTTATGCGAAAAGGTACTCAACCTGTCCCAAAACATATTCCAGGAAGAAACACAAAATGCTAGAGATGTATTGGAaaaatatgttgaatgtGAAaccatgtatatattcacaaaCGACGCACAGTACATGATGGACAATGCAGAGGAAAAGCTGGAACCACAAAAAGCAGGATATGTAATGGAAAAGGCAGCGCATATAACAGAAGCTACCGGGAAAGCTATGAATAGAGTATGGGAAGCTGCACAAGGTAAAAAAAGAAGATATAGCTCCCAGTTCATACAAGAAATAAGAAGGAGATTGAATGTATACTTCGCTATAGTACTGAGAAATATGAGAGATTCAGTACCCAAAATAATAGGACACTTTTTAGTCAGGAAAGTACAAAAGAACAtgcaatataaaatatatacagccCTGACGCAACAGACACAAGAGGAATTGGTAATCACCTTTGGTGAACCACCACATATTGCCAATGATAGGCAACTGCTAAAGGAACAGTTGGATGTGCTCAACAGGGCTATGAACCTGTTACAGCGTGATTTTAACGCCGTACAAAGAGATGTGGAGCTGTTTGATGCAACGTTCGACAAGGACTTAAGGAACTTTAACATCAAACCTACACAGCAGAAGCAACAACAACCTGGAAGTCCAGGAGCGACACCAGAAGATATGCAAAGGAAACATGTAACCCACCAAGTACCGCAAAACGATATGATGTCACAGCCTACAATGCAGATGCAGAATCACAAACCACAACAACAACGCTCTAAAGAAGCAACACAAAAAACAGTATACCCACATCCGCTATTCCCATGA
- a CDS encoding tRNA N6-adenosine threonylcarbamoyltransferase family protein, with protein sequence MSGKSLEDFFVLGIEGSANKLGIAVVRGDGVLLSNVRKTYSAPDGEGFLPRHVARHHRENLSAVLREALSTAGIKLSQISLICYTRGPGMGSGLHVGSIAAKTVHFLTGAPIVPVNHCVGHVEMGRHLSGYRLPVVLYVSGGNTQVISYDHVRCVYGVLGETLDVAAGNVLDRLARLLGLPNKPAPGYSIEVAARSGERLISLPFAVKGMDCSLSGLLTYCEQLIERERNLLSSGEITESDFSRFTCDLCFSVQEHMFAMLIEMTERAMSFVGANELLVVGGVGCNLRLQSMASAMAESRGARLYPMDERYCIDNGAMIAFAGLMDYLHGKGSEAAVPADKVSICQRYRTDQCVVTWI encoded by the coding sequence ATGTCTGGGAAGTCCTTAGAGGACTTCTTTGTTCTAGGTATTGAGGGTAGTGCCAACAAGTTAGGCATTGCTGTTGTTCGTGGTGATGGAGTACTACTATCCAATGTCCGGAAGACGTATTCAGCTCCTGATGGTGAGGGCTTTCTTCCTAGACATGTAGCTCGTCACCATCGTGAGAACCTATCTGCCGTGCTTCGGGAGGCACTGTCTACGGCTGGTATAAAACTATCGCAGATATCATTGATATGTTATACTCGTGGACCTGGGATGGGTTCAGGTCTTCATGTTGGTTCCATTGCTGCTAAGACTGTCCACTTTCTGACTGGTGCTCCAATAGTCCCTGTGAATCATTGTGTTGGCCATGTGGAGATGGGTCGTCATCTAAGTGGCTATCGTTTACCGGTGGTGTTGTACGTTTCCGGTGGTAACACCCAGGTGATATCATATGACCATGTTCGTTGTGTTTACGGTGTTCTCGGTGAGACTTTGGACGTTGCTGCTGGTAATGTACTAGACCGTTTAGCTCGTCTTTTAGGGCTGCCTAACAAGCCTGCGCCAGGGTATTCCATAGAGGTTGCAGCTCGTTCCGGCGAGCGATTGATTTCTTTACCGTTTGCAGTAAAGGGCATGGACTGCTCACTCAGTGGGTTGCTTACATACTGTGAACAACTGATAGAGCGTGAGCGCAATTTACTATCGTCTGGTGAGATTACGGAATCTGATTTTTCTAGGTTTACCTGTGACCTATGCTTCAGTGTTCAGGAACACATGTTTGCGATGTTAATTGAGATGACTGAGCGTGCAATGTCCTTTGTGGGTGCTAATGAGCTATTGGTTGTTGGCGGTGTTGGTTGCAATTTACGTTTACAGTCGATGGCTAGTGCCATGGCTGAATCTCGTGGTGCTCGTCTTTATCCCATGGACGAGCGTTACTGCATTGACAACGGGGCCATGATAGCCTTTGCTGGGTTAATGGACTACCTCCATGGTAAAGGCTCAGAGGCGGCTGTACCCGCTGACAAAGTCAGCATTTGCCAGCGTTATCGCACTGACCAGTGCGTAGTCACATGGATATGA
- a CDS encoding PCI/PINT 26S proteasome regulatory subunit family protein: MKGDAEATLSAVASNHPEFTTLVDGIKHYLEVKYYHELTNALIELVNSPNIACDDKIRVFEVIVHPIKDSLNKLRFAQILATCSENLDSKVALEHLCKYDSFLENELEAHIMHQIAKAHHMVKSNQIKDCDQLLNDIKEKVEAHLNIDISVHAAYHKAAAQLHKATKNFSLCYQEWIMYLAYTSLNDIPESERKNIAMEITICAVIAEDSFGFGELIHQPIIEAYLKEGEHQWLYDLLQIFNEGQLNQFDDAMERYRGQILHTELAGKEPQLRHKLTLISLLNLAFSKPSKQRTLHFQDIAQHCAIPLYQVEPLVLRALALKLIKGHIDQLQQTVNITWLQPRILDMTKLQNLTAKLQDWIEATNNIVINLETMTNTEA, encoded by the exons TGGTCGATGGAATAAAGCATTACCTGGAAGTTAAGTACTACCATGAATTAACAAACGCTTTGATCGAACTTGTGAACTCACCAAACATAGCCTGTGATGACAAAATCAGGGTGTTTGAAGTCATTGTGCATCCCATTAAGGACTCACTCAACAAACTGAGGTTCGCACAAATACTGGCAACATGTTCAGAAAATCTAG ACTCAAAGGTGGCATTAGAACACCTTTGTAAGTACGACTCATTCCTAGAAAATGAACTAGAAGCGCATATAATGCACCAAATCGCAAAG GCACATCACATGGTTAAGTCAAATCAAATCAAGGACTGTGACCAATTACTCAATGATATCAAGGAGAAAGTAGAAGCACACTtgaatatagacatatCAGTGCACGCAGCCTACCATAAAGCTGCAGCACAACTGCACAAG GCAACTAAAAACTTCTCGCTGTGCTACCAGGAGTGGATCATGTACCTAGCGTACACTAGTCTGAACGATATACCAGAAAGTGAAAGGAAAAACATCGCCATGGAAATTACAATCTGTGCTGTAATAGCAGAAGATAGCTTCGGATTTGGTGAACTTATACACCAACCGATTATAGAAGCATACCTCAAGGAAGGTGAACATCAATGGTTATACGATCTGTTGCAAATATTCAACGAAGGGCAATTAAACCAGTTTGACGACGCCATGGAACGATATCGCGGACAAATATTGCATACA GAACTTGCCGGTAAAGAGCCACAACTAAGGCATAAATTGACCCTGATATCACTACTTAACCTCGCTTTCAGTAAACCCAGTAAGCAGAGGACACTGCATTTCCAGGATATTGCTCAACACTGTGCAATTCCCTTGTACCAAGTAGAACCCCTAGTACTCAGAGCACTGGCACTCAAGTTAATCAAAGGCCATATCGACCAGCTACAGCAAACAGTAAACATCACCTGGCTACAGCCCAGGATACTGGATATGACAAA ATTGCAAAACCTGACTGCGAAACTACAAGATTGGATTGAAGCGACTAATAACATAGTCATTAACCTAGAAACAATGACGAACACAGAAGCTTAG